Proteins encoded in a region of the Armatimonadota bacterium genome:
- the valS gene encoding valine--tRNA ligase, with protein sequence MAEAHNIPKVYDPTNVEEKWYQYWSQKGYFAPSPDQDKPVYCITIPPPNVTGSLHIGHALCYTIHDTLIRWRRMQGYNTLCVPGTDHAGIATQNVVEKQLRREGLTRHDLGREKFLERVWDWVREYGGVILTQFQRLGCSFDWSRTRFTMDEGYVDAIMECFVRWWEDGHIYRGKRVINWCPRCLTALSDIEVEHEEQPSKLYYIRYPFKDGSGYVVVATTRPETMLGDTAVAANPADERYQHLFGKTVILPLVGREIPFIADDYAKPEFGTGAVKVTPAHDANDFECGLRHNLPQVVVIDEHGRMTNEAGERYAGLDRYEAREKVLEDLQAQGLLERVEDYVVPVATCARCDTVIEPLLSEQWFVRMKQIAQPAIDAVKEGRIRFIPDRYARTYLDWMENIKDWCISRQLWWGHRIPVWTTEDGEYIVARSEEEARQKAGDKAITQDEDVLDTWFSSALWPHAVLGWPEQTEDLRTYYPTSVLITARDIIYLWVARMIMTGLYFMNEVPFRDVYIYATVLDEQGRRMSKSLGTGVDPLDLIEMYGADALRFALLVRTAKGQDIRFASIQHGRHSQVEEARNFCNKIWNASRFVLMNLDEEFRQRFDGSLPADKQMNDIDRWILSRLNHTICTVNNALESYDMDDAAKAIYSFLWDEYCDWYIEMCKPRLNAGGAEREVAQRVLSVVLEHTLRLLHPFMPYITEEIWQSLPHEGDSIMVAPFPKENPEWNAPSAEERMHKLIGAVRAVRALRTEIGFDISLKANVFVVPVSPEAGDLLREYEAVIRTLQRVEPMTIVESPPQGVKTVATHCDLADVYLQLEALDIERERQRIQKELTSLEKELQRVNGKLSNEQFLQRAPQEVVEKERMIRAELLERQAKLLERLKRLE encoded by the coding sequence ATGGCGGAAGCACACAATATCCCGAAAGTGTACGACCCCACGAACGTGGAGGAAAAATGGTATCAGTACTGGAGCCAAAAAGGCTACTTTGCACCCAGCCCGGACCAGGACAAACCTGTCTATTGTATCACCATTCCCCCTCCCAATGTTACAGGTTCACTGCACATCGGACACGCGCTGTGCTATACCATCCACGACACGCTTATCCGCTGGCGCAGGATGCAGGGGTACAACACCCTGTGCGTGCCGGGCACCGACCATGCGGGCATCGCTACCCAGAACGTGGTGGAGAAGCAACTGCGTCGTGAGGGGTTGACCCGCCACGATCTGGGCAGAGAGAAGTTTTTAGAGCGCGTGTGGGACTGGGTGCGGGAGTACGGCGGTGTGATCCTCACTCAGTTCCAGCGGCTGGGTTGTTCCTTCGATTGGAGCCGCACCCGCTTTACGATGGATGAAGGCTATGTGGACGCTATCATGGAGTGCTTCGTGCGCTGGTGGGAGGACGGACATATCTATCGGGGCAAGCGCGTTATCAACTGGTGTCCACGTTGCCTGACTGCCCTCTCTGATATCGAAGTGGAGCACGAGGAGCAGCCTTCGAAGCTTTACTATATCCGCTATCCGTTCAAGGATGGCTCCGGTTACGTGGTAGTAGCGACTACTCGTCCTGAGACAATGCTGGGCGATACCGCCGTCGCCGCCAACCCCGCCGATGAGCGGTATCAGCATCTGTTCGGCAAGACCGTTATCCTGCCGCTGGTGGGCAGGGAGATACCCTTCATCGCCGACGACTACGCCAAGCCCGAGTTCGGTACGGGGGCGGTGAAGGTCACCCCTGCACACGACGCCAACGACTTCGAGTGCGGACTGCGTCACAATCTCCCTCAGGTGGTGGTGATCGACGAGCATGGGCGCATGACCAACGAAGCGGGTGAGCGGTACGCAGGTCTGGACCGCTACGAGGCACGGGAAAAGGTGCTGGAAGACCTGCAAGCGCAGGGCTTGCTGGAGAGGGTGGAGGATTACGTGGTTCCTGTCGCTACCTGCGCCCGCTGCGATACGGTGATTGAGCCGCTGCTCTCCGAGCAGTGGTTTGTGCGCATGAAACAGATTGCACAGCCCGCCATCGACGCGGTGAAAGAGGGGCGCATCCGTTTCATTCCCGACCGCTACGCCCGCACCTATTTAGACTGGATGGAGAATATCAAGGACTGGTGCATCTCGCGCCAGCTATGGTGGGGGCATCGCATCCCCGTGTGGACAACTGAAGATGGCGAGTATATTGTGGCTCGTTCGGAGGAGGAAGCGCGTCAGAAGGCGGGAGACAAAGCCATTACGCAGGATGAAGACGTGCTGGATACCTGGTTCTCCTCTGCCCTCTGGCCGCACGCCGTGCTGGGCTGGCCCGAGCAGACCGAAGACTTGAGAACCTATTATCCCACCTCGGTGCTGATTACCGCGCGCGACATCATCTACCTGTGGGTGGCGCGGATGATTATGACCGGGCTGTACTTCATGAACGAAGTGCCCTTCCGTGATGTGTACATCTACGCCACCGTGTTAGACGAGCAGGGGCGCCGCATGAGCAAGTCGCTGGGCACGGGCGTGGACCCGCTGGACCTGATAGAGATGTACGGCGCGGATGCTCTGCGCTTTGCATTGCTGGTGCGTACCGCCAAGGGACAGGACATCCGCTTTGCCAGCATCCAGCATGGTAGACATAGCCAGGTGGAAGAGGCACGCAACTTCTGCAACAAAATCTGGAACGCCTCGCGCTTCGTGCTGATGAACCTCGACGAGGAGTTCCGCCAGCGGTTCGACGGCTCCCTGCCTGCGGACAAACAGATGAACGACATCGACCGCTGGATCCTGAGCCGCCTGAACCACACCATCTGCACCGTGAACAACGCGCTGGAAAGCTATGACATGGACGACGCAGCGAAAGCCATCTACTCGTTCCTCTGGGATGAGTACTGTGACTGGTATATCGAGATGTGCAAGCCGCGCCTAAACGCAGGAGGAGCGGAGCGTGAGGTTGCCCAGCGTGTGCTCAGCGTGGTGCTGGAACACACCCTGCGCCTGTTGCACCCGTTCATGCCCTATATCACCGAGGAAATCTGGCAAAGCCTACCGCACGAAGGCGATAGCATTATGGTGGCACCTTTCCCGAAGGAAAATCCCGAATGGAACGCGCCTTCCGCTGAGGAGCGTATGCACAAACTGATAGGAGCGGTGAGAGCGGTTCGCGCCCTGCGAACAGAAATAGGCTTCGATATCTCGCTGAAGGCGAATGTGTTTGTGGTGCCTGTCTCACCAGAAGCCGGCGACCTGTTGCGAGAGTACGAGGCGGTGATTCGCACCCTGCAGCGCGTGGAGCCGATGACCATTGTAGAGAGCCCACCACAGGGCGTGAAGACGGTGGCAACACATTGCGACCTGGCGGATGTGTACCTGCAGCTGGAGGCGTTAGATATCGAGCGAGAACGTCAGCGTATCCAGAAGGAGTTGACTTCGCTGGAGAAGGAGCTGCAGCGCGTGAACGGCAAACTCAGTAACGAGCAGTTCCTGCAGCGCGCCCCGCAAGAGGTTGTGGAGAAGGAAAGGATGATACGGGCGGAGCTGCTGGAGCGTCAGGCGAAGCTGCTAGAGCGGCTGAAAAGGCTGGAGTAG
- the atpD gene encoding ATP synthase subunit beta, with amino-acid sequence MAIGKVSQVMGPVVDARFPAGELPAILNAVTIDDSERGIHLVCEVAQHLGDDMVRCIALDSTDGLVRGMPVVDTGGPITVPVGPETLGRVFNLLGEPIDERGPVNAQKRMPIHRPAPPFPEQSTTTEILETGLKVIDLLTPFNKGGKIGLFGGAGLGKTVLIQELIRNIATEHGGVSVFAGVGERTREGNDLWLEMNHSGVINKTCMVFGQMNEPPGARLRVGLTALTMAEYFRDEQGQDVLVFIDNIFRFVQAGSEVSALLGRIPSAVGYQPTLGTEMGALQERITSTKRGSITSVQAIYVPADDPTDPAPATTFSHLDAYVYLERRIAEKGIYPAVDPLASMSRNLDPNIVGQEHYEVARAVQAILQRYKELQDIIAILGIDELSDEDKLLVARARKIERFLSQPFFVAEQFTGNPGKYVSIADTVRSFKEIVEGKHDDLPEQAFYMVGTIEDAVEKAQRLLAQA; translated from the coding sequence ATGGCAATAGGCAAAGTGTCGCAGGTGATGGGACCGGTTGTGGATGCGCGTTTCCCGGCTGGGGAATTGCCCGCCATCCTGAACGCGGTAACCATTGACGACTCCGAACGAGGCATCCATCTGGTGTGCGAGGTAGCACAGCATCTGGGCGATGACATGGTGCGCTGTATCGCGCTGGACTCTACCGACGGACTGGTTCGCGGTATGCCGGTGGTGGATACAGGTGGTCCGATTACCGTGCCGGTAGGTCCCGAAACGCTGGGCAGGGTGTTCAACCTGCTGGGCGAGCCTATCGACGAGCGAGGACCGGTTAATGCCCAAAAGCGGATGCCCATCCACCGCCCTGCGCCGCCATTCCCCGAGCAGTCTACCACCACCGAGATTCTGGAGACGGGTCTGAAGGTGATCGACCTGCTGACGCCGTTCAACAAGGGTGGCAAAATCGGTTTGTTCGGGGGTGCGGGGCTGGGCAAGACGGTGTTGATTCAGGAGCTCATCCGCAATATCGCTACCGAGCACGGCGGCGTGTCGGTGTTCGCGGGGGTGGGTGAGCGCACCCGTGAGGGCAACGACCTATGGCTGGAAATGAACCACTCCGGCGTCATCAACAAGACCTGCATGGTGTTCGGGCAGATGAACGAGCCGCCCGGGGCGCGTTTGCGCGTGGGCTTAACCGCCTTAACCATGGCAGAGTACTTCCGCGACGAGCAGGGGCAGGACGTGCTCGTGTTCATCGATAATATCTTCCGCTTTGTACAGGCGGGTTCAGAAGTGTCCGCGTTGTTAGGGCGTATTCCCAGCGCGGTCGGCTACCAACCCACTCTGGGCACCGAGATGGGCGCGCTGCAAGAACGTATCACCTCTACCAAGCGTGGCTCCATCACCTCGGTGCAGGCTATCTACGTGCCCGCCGATGACCCGACCGACCCTGCACCGGCGACCACCTTCTCGCACTTGGACGCCTACGTGTATCTGGAGCGACGCATTGCCGAGAAGGGCATCTACCCGGCGGTAGACCCGCTGGCATCCATGTCACGCAATCTGGACCCCAACATCGTGGGGCAGGAGCACTATGAGGTGGCGCGTGCGGTGCAGGCGATTCTGCAACGCTATAAGGAACTGCAGGACATCATCGCCATCCTGGGTATCGACGAGCTATCGGATGAGGACAAATTACTGGTGGCACGCGCCCGCAAGATTGAACGCTTCCTGTCGCAACCGTTCTTCGTGGCGGAACAGTTTACCGGCAACCCCGGCAAATACGTGTCCATCGCCGACACCGTGCGCTCGTTCAAGGAGATTGTAGAGGGCAAGCACGACGACCTGCCGGAACAGGCGTTCTACATGGTGGGCACTATCGAGGACGCCGTAGAAAAAGCGCAGCGTCTGCTGGCACAGGCGTAG
- a CDS encoding sugar phosphate isomerase, whose amino-acid sequence MAKRIPIAVQLYSVREDCARDLPGTLAAIARMGYEGVEFAGYYGYSAKDLRKMLDDNGLKCCGTHIGINTLLGDELQRTIEFNQILGNKFLIVPGLPSEYTSSRKAWLDTARLFNEIAAKVKPYKMRVGYHNHTIEFKPLDGELPWDTFFGNTVKDVVMQFDTGNAMHAGAKAADFLRKYPGRAATVHLKEYSQSNPNAVLGEGDINWKEIFELCETIGKTEWYIVEQETYAHPPLKTIELCLQNLKRMGK is encoded by the coding sequence ATGGCAAAACGGATTCCGATCGCGGTTCAACTGTACTCCGTACGCGAGGATTGCGCGCGTGACCTACCAGGCACTCTTGCCGCCATCGCCAGGATGGGCTATGAGGGCGTAGAGTTCGCCGGGTACTATGGCTACAGCGCCAAAGACCTGCGCAAGATGCTGGATGACAATGGGCTGAAGTGCTGCGGGACGCACATCGGCATCAACACCCTGCTGGGTGACGAACTGCAACGCACCATCGAGTTCAACCAGATTCTGGGCAATAAGTTCCTGATTGTGCCCGGGCTGCCCAGCGAGTATACCAGTTCACGCAAGGCATGGCTGGATACCGCAAGGCTGTTCAATGAGATCGCGGCGAAGGTAAAGCCTTACAAGATGCGCGTGGGCTATCACAACCACACCATCGAGTTCAAGCCGCTGGATGGCGAACTGCCTTGGGATACCTTTTTCGGTAATACCGTGAAGGACGTGGTGATGCAGTTTGATACCGGCAACGCCATGCACGCCGGAGCGAAGGCGGCGGATTTCCTGCGCAAGTACCCGGGTCGCGCCGCAACGGTGCACCTGAAAGAGTACTCCCAGAGCAACCCCAATGCCGTGCTCGGAGAGGGGGACATCAACTGGAAAGAGATTTTTGAGCTGTGTGAGACCATCGGCAAGACCGAGTGGTACATCGTGGAGCAGGAAACCTACGCTCACCCACCGCTCAAAACCATTGAACTGTGCTTGCAGAACTTGAAGCGCATGGGCAAGTGA
- a CDS encoding AsnC family transcriptional regulator produces the protein MEHEKQEAILEILEQDARTTPEQIAAMLSVDVKQVQQAIQQMESTGVIRRYKTVIDWDRFGEERVFAFIDVKVSPAREVGFDDVAERIYRFPQVHAVYLVSGDHDLRVIVSGRTMKEVAAFVAERLAPLDRVQATYTQFVLKRYKEDGEVYAETEPDRRLVMTP, from the coding sequence ATGGAGCACGAAAAGCAGGAGGCAATACTGGAGATTCTGGAGCAAGATGCCCGTACCACGCCAGAGCAAATTGCTGCTATGCTGAGCGTGGATGTCAAGCAGGTGCAGCAGGCTATCCAGCAGATGGAATCGACAGGTGTCATCCGACGCTACAAAACGGTGATCGACTGGGACCGCTTTGGCGAGGAGCGAGTGTTTGCTTTCATCGACGTGAAGGTCAGCCCCGCGCGAGAGGTGGGCTTCGATGATGTGGCGGAGCGCATCTACCGCTTCCCGCAAGTGCATGCCGTATACCTCGTCTCGGGCGACCACGACTTGCGCGTTATCGTCAGCGGGCGCACGATGAAGGAGGTAGCGGCGTTTGTGGCAGAGCGCCTCGCGCCGCTAGACAGGGTGCAGGCGACCTACACGCAGTTTGTGCTGAAGCGCTACAAAGAGGACGGTGAGGTATACGCCGAAACCGAGCCCGACCGCAGGCTGGTGATGACGCCATGA
- a CDS encoding 6-phosphogluconate dehydrogenase, decarboxylating, whose protein sequence is MAEGNFIGLIGLGVMGQNLALNIARKGYSISVYNRTAARTEAFIKERVHAEPITPAYDLQTFVQSLARPRKIILMVQAGAAVDAMIETLVPLLESGDLIIDMGNSHYADTERRMESLAARGLLFLGTGISGGERGALEGPSIMPGGTAEAYALVEEVLLRIAAQTEDGACCTYLGRGGAGHFVKMVHNGIEYAIMQAIAEAYDVLRSAARLSISQIADLFEQWNRGELNSFLMEISYKALRKSDEETGKPLVEVILDKAEQKGTGKWTAQAALDLGVPAPSLATAVFARTLSHFKEARVKIAEAVSATLCQSCPLDARPLIEAVERSLRLSMFLAFSQGLWLLHEASRAYDYGLNLSEVLRIWKGGCIIRARMLNFLREIVQEGGDNPHLLLSPKAQAFVLENVPFALKVIDAAHTCGIPVPVLSSAVDYLLSMSRANLPANLIQAQRDFFGAHTYERVDKAGTFHTEWE, encoded by the coding sequence ATGGCAGAAGGCAACTTCATCGGTCTCATCGGTCTGGGCGTGATGGGACAAAACCTCGCGCTGAATATTGCGCGCAAGGGTTATTCGATCAGTGTATACAACCGCACCGCCGCGCGCACCGAAGCTTTCATAAAGGAACGTGTGCACGCAGAACCCATCACACCCGCTTATGACCTGCAAACCTTTGTACAGAGCCTGGCGCGACCGCGCAAGATTATCCTGATGGTGCAGGCGGGCGCGGCGGTAGATGCCATGATAGAAACCCTCGTGCCCCTGCTGGAGAGCGGCGACCTTATTATCGATATGGGCAATTCGCACTACGCCGACACCGAACGGCGTATGGAAAGCCTCGCTGCCAGAGGTCTGCTGTTTCTTGGCACGGGCATCAGCGGAGGCGAGCGAGGGGCGTTAGAGGGACCTTCCATCATGCCGGGAGGAACCGCTGAGGCGTATGCGCTGGTGGAAGAGGTGCTTTTACGCATTGCGGCACAGACAGAGGACGGCGCGTGTTGCACCTATTTAGGGCGCGGGGGCGCGGGGCACTTCGTCAAGATGGTGCATAACGGCATCGAGTACGCCATCATGCAGGCGATAGCGGAGGCTTACGACGTATTGCGCTCCGCGGCGAGGCTTTCCATTTCTCAGATTGCCGACCTCTTCGAGCAGTGGAACCGGGGCGAGCTGAACTCGTTCCTGATGGAAATCTCCTATAAAGCGTTGCGCAAGAGCGATGAGGAGACGGGCAAGCCGCTGGTGGAGGTGATCCTGGATAAAGCAGAGCAGAAAGGTACGGGCAAATGGACGGCTCAGGCGGCGTTAGACCTTGGCGTACCTGCTCCCTCGCTGGCGACGGCGGTGTTCGCGCGCACCCTGTCGCACTTCAAGGAAGCCCGGGTGAAGATTGCTGAAGCCGTTTCCGCCACATTGTGCCAGTCATGCCCGCTGGATGCACGACCCTTGATAGAGGCGGTAGAACGCTCGCTGCGCTTGAGCATGTTCCTTGCTTTCTCGCAGGGGCTATGGCTGCTGCACGAGGCTTCGCGTGCGTACGACTACGGCTTGAACCTGTCGGAGGTGTTGCGCATCTGGAAAGGCGGATGCATCATCCGCGCGCGAATGCTGAACTTCCTGCGAGAAATCGTTCAGGAAGGCGGTGACAACCCGCATCTGTTGCTCAGCCCGAAGGCGCAGGCGTTTGTGCTGGAAAACGTGCCGTTCGCGCTGAAGGTGATAGACGCGGCGCATACCTGCGGTATCCCTGTGCCGGTGCTGAGCAGCGCGGTAGATTACCTGTTGAGCATGAGCCGCGCCAACCTGCCCGCCAACCTCATCCAGGCACAGCGCGACTTCTTTGGCGCGCACACCTACGAGCGTGTGGACAAAGCAGGAACGTTCCATACCGAGTGGGAATGA
- a CDS encoding aminotransferase, with translation MKPLSQAVASVPPSGIRRFFDVAAQLEDCISLGVGEPDFVTPWHIREAAIWAIEKGFTTYTSNYGLFTLRQRIAAYLKARYGADYSPENEILVTVGVSEGLDIAMRALLNPGDEVIFFEPSYVSYAPCVLFAGGKPVAVPTDYRLGFQPDIDRLREAITPRTKAILLCYPNNPTGAVAPRATLEEIVRIAVENDLYLISDEIYDRLIYDAEHTCVASLPGAAERTILLGGFSKSYAMTGWRIGYACAPAPIIEMMMKVHQYTMLCAPIAAQKAAEEALEHGEPEVERMRREYDRRRRLIVKRLNEIGLECVPPQGAFYVFPSIRCTGLHSEAFTEQLLWEERVAVVPGNVFGNSGEGHVRLSYATSLPKIEEALHRIERFVNKKAK, from the coding sequence ATGAAACCTCTGTCGCAGGCAGTGGCTTCGGTTCCACCCTCGGGCATCCGTCGGTTTTTCGATGTGGCGGCACAGCTGGAGGATTGCATCTCGTTGGGCGTTGGCGAGCCCGATTTCGTCACCCCATGGCACATCCGCGAGGCAGCTATCTGGGCGATTGAGAAAGGCTTCACCACCTATACGTCGAACTACGGGCTTTTCACCCTGCGCCAGCGCATCGCGGCGTATCTCAAAGCACGCTACGGGGCAGATTATTCTCCAGAGAACGAGATACTGGTGACCGTCGGGGTCAGTGAGGGGTTGGACATCGCTATGCGCGCCCTGCTTAACCCGGGCGACGAGGTGATTTTCTTCGAACCGAGCTATGTCTCGTACGCCCCCTGTGTGCTGTTCGCAGGCGGCAAACCGGTTGCTGTGCCTACCGACTATCGGCTGGGCTTCCAACCTGACATAGACCGCCTGCGTGAGGCGATAACCCCGCGCACGAAGGCAATCCTGCTCTGCTACCCCAACAACCCGACGGGCGCGGTGGCTCCGCGCGCTACGCTGGAAGAGATAGTGCGCATAGCCGTTGAAAACGATCTGTACCTTATCAGCGATGAGATATACGACCGGTTGATATACGACGCCGAGCACACCTGCGTCGCCTCCCTGCCCGGCGCGGCGGAGCGCACTATCCTGCTGGGCGGCTTCTCCAAGTCCTACGCGATGACGGGCTGGCGTATCGGCTATGCTTGCGCCCCCGCACCGATTATCGAGATGATGATGAAGGTGCATCAGTATACGATGCTGTGCGCACCCATCGCCGCCCAGAAAGCGGCGGAGGAAGCTCTGGAGCACGGTGAGCCCGAGGTCGAGCGGATGCGCCGGGAGTACGATCGCCGTCGCAGGCTGATTGTGAAGCGACTGAACGAAATTGGGCTCGAATGCGTACCGCCGCAGGGGGCGTTCTATGTGTTTCCATCCATTCGCTGCACTGGCTTGCACTCGGAAGCGTTCACCGAGCAGCTGCTGTGGGAAGAGCGGGTGGCGGTGGTACCTGGCAACGTCTTTGGAAACAGCGGCGAGGGGCACGTGCGCCTTTCCTATGCCACTTCTCTGCCCAAGATAGAAGAGGCGCTGCATCGTATCGAGCGGTTCGTCAATAAAAAAGCGAAGTAA
- a CDS encoding dioxygenase, whose translation MSYLEELFSVRGRVALFTGGAGVLAGAIARGLGRAGARIVLTDIAPLDERVQELRQQGIEAYGYRMDVMDKADIKRVAEQVKRDVGAVDILLNAAGGNMPEASTSPERSFFDLPIEALQKVVNLNLFGGAILPSQVFARQMLENEAGGVIINFSSMSAFKPLTRVLGYSAAKAAVSNFTQWLAVHIAQEYSPKVRVNAIAPGFFLTKQNRYLLLDELGNLTPRGQAIIAHTPMGRFGEPDDLIGTILWLASPASAFVTGAVIPIDGGFSAFAGV comes from the coding sequence ATGAGTTACCTGGAGGAGTTGTTCTCGGTCAGGGGCAGGGTAGCGCTCTTTACGGGGGGCGCGGGCGTGCTGGCAGGCGCAATCGCCAGAGGTCTGGGCAGAGCGGGGGCACGCATCGTGCTCACCGACATCGCTCCGCTGGACGAGCGCGTGCAGGAACTGCGCCAGCAAGGTATCGAGGCATATGGCTACCGGATGGACGTCATGGACAAGGCGGACATCAAGCGGGTGGCAGAACAGGTAAAGCGCGACGTGGGTGCAGTAGACATCCTGCTGAACGCGGCAGGGGGCAACATGCCTGAAGCCTCTACCTCGCCGGAGCGAAGCTTCTTTGACCTGCCCATAGAGGCGTTGCAAAAGGTGGTGAACCTGAATCTGTTCGGCGGGGCGATACTGCCCAGTCAGGTGTTCGCCAGGCAGATGTTGGAGAATGAAGCGGGAGGCGTCATCATCAACTTCTCCTCCATGTCGGCATTCAAGCCGTTGACGCGCGTGCTGGGCTACTCGGCGGCAAAGGCAGCGGTGAGCAACTTCACGCAGTGGCTAGCGGTGCACATCGCGCAGGAATACTCGCCCAAAGTGCGCGTAAACGCCATCGCGCCCGGCTTCTTCCTGACCAAACAGAACCGCTACCTGCTGCTGGACGAATTGGGCAACCTGACCCCGCGCGGGCAGGCGATTATCGCGCATACACCGATGGGACGCTTTGGTGAACCGGATGACCTGATAGGCACTATCCTCTGGCTAGCGTCGCCAGCCAGCGCGTTTGTGACGGGCGCAGTGATCCCCATAGACGGCGGATTCAGCGCATTTGCGGGGGTGTAG
- the atpC gene encoding ATP synthase epsilon chain, with protein MAKSFHLEIVTPDRALLSEEVVSIIAPGVEGYLGVLANHAPLVTELGVGILRIRYPDDAEENVAVSGGFMEVANNRVLVLADAAERPQDIDIQRAKEALLRARQRLHDPTMDHERARAALERALNRLKVAGVELTRELEED; from the coding sequence ATGGCGAAGAGCTTCCATCTGGAGATTGTCACCCCGGACCGCGCGCTGTTGTCGGAAGAAGTGGTCAGCATCATCGCGCCGGGGGTAGAAGGGTATCTCGGTGTACTGGCAAACCATGCGCCACTGGTTACGGAGCTGGGCGTGGGCATTCTGCGTATCCGCTACCCGGACGACGCGGAGGAAAACGTGGCGGTCTCTGGGGGCTTTATGGAGGTCGCCAACAACCGGGTGCTGGTGCTGGCTGATGCCGCCGAGCGTCCCCAGGATATCGACATCCAGCGGGCAAAAGAGGCGCTCCTCCGCGCCCGCCAGAGGCTGCATGATCCCACTATGGACCACGAGCGTGCCCGAGCTGCACTGGAGCGTGCGCTCAATCGCCTGAAGGTAGCCGGGGTGGAGTTAACCAGAGAATTAGAGGAAGATTAA
- a CDS encoding carbohydrate kinase, whose protein sequence is MGEPLILSVDVGTTNIKAGVVDANGRVLQVVQQELPLARDENGKAEHDPHLLWNTFCAVARQVSSGYSQKIGALVLSAYQLSLLAVDEQGEPLTGIITLLDTRPQHTYPRLMEQMDALQLYQLYQRTGCPPLFHYPLSKIFWLKTTYPDLFARARWFVGAKDYLIYRLTGQWVTEASLGTATQLMNLHTLQWDEVALSLLGLEERRLPEPVEADRVLATLPESVCAELGVADGCRLVPGVYDGGAVAIGIGALLEGTGAVNLGTTAMLRVALPQPVLDNNPAMRLQTCYLACGRWFPGGAINNAGITLRWLRDSVLHIDYEAMNREAEGVPDTAGLFFLPFLSGERNPQIGNAASGVFFGLRGYHTRAHIVRAAMEGVCFALRIVYDALRENGVSPQEIRIGGGGSRSPLWMQAMANVLGVPLQVSHVDEPGLVGSAILGYTALGVYTDVEQATQAMVQTGRQYLPQQEAVAAYENKYHFFRRLMRDLAGAFAEHATW, encoded by the coding sequence ATGGGTGAACCGTTGATACTCTCGGTGGATGTTGGCACCACAAACATTAAAGCGGGTGTCGTAGACGCAAACGGTCGGGTGCTACAGGTCGTTCAGCAGGAGCTGCCCCTGGCGCGCGACGAGAACGGCAAAGCCGAACACGACCCGCACCTGTTGTGGAATACCTTCTGTGCAGTAGCGAGGCAAGTTTCCAGTGGCTACAGCCAGAAGATAGGCGCGCTGGTGCTCTCTGCCTACCAGTTGAGCCTGCTGGCGGTCGATGAGCAGGGCGAGCCGCTGACTGGGATCATCACTTTGCTGGACACGCGCCCGCAGCACACTTACCCCCGTCTGATGGAGCAGATGGACGCCCTCCAGCTATATCAGCTATATCAGCGCACCGGTTGCCCACCGCTGTTTCACTACCCGCTGTCCAAAATCTTCTGGTTGAAGACAACCTATCCCGACCTGTTTGCCCGCGCACGGTGGTTTGTCGGAGCAAAAGATTATCTTATCTACCGCCTGACGGGGCAGTGGGTGACGGAAGCCAGCCTGGGTACGGCGACGCAGCTGATGAACCTGCATACTCTGCAATGGGACGAGGTTGCGCTGAGCCTGCTGGGGCTGGAGGAGCGTCGCCTGCCAGAGCCGGTGGAAGCAGACAGAGTGCTGGCGACCCTGCCCGAGTCAGTTTGCGCCGAGCTGGGCGTGGCAGACGGCTGTCGGCTGGTGCCGGGCGTCTACGACGGGGGAGCGGTAGCCATCGGCATCGGCGCGCTACTGGAAGGGACAGGAGCGGTGAACTTGGGCACAACGGCGATGTTACGGGTAGCCCTCCCCCAACCGGTGCTGGACAACAACCCCGCCATGCGGTTGCAAACCTGTTACCTCGCCTGCGGCAGATGGTTCCCGGGCGGAGCAATAAACAACGCGGGCATTACCCTGCGCTGGTTGCGCGACAGTGTGTTGCACATCGACTACGAGGCGATGAACCGCGAGGCGGAAGGCGTTCCCGATACGGCGGGGCTGTTTTTCCTGCCGTTCCTCAGCGGCGAGCGCAACCCGCAAATCGGCAACGCGGCATCGGGCGTGTTTTTCGGACTGCGAGGCTACCACACGCGCGCACATATCGTACGGGCGGCGATGGAGGGGGTGTGCTTTGCGCTGCGTATTGTATATGATGCCCTGCGGGAGAACGGCGTGAGCCCGCAGGAGATACGCATCGGCGGAGGCGGCTCGCGTTCCCCGTTGTGGATGCAGGCGATGGCAAACGTGCTAGGTGTGCCTTTACAGGTCAGCCACGTTGACGAGCCGGGGCTGGTCGGCTCAGCGATACTGGGCTACACTGCACTGGGCGTTTATACGGATGTGGAGCAAGCCACGCAGGCGATGGTGCAAACCGGCAGACAGTACCTGCCGCAGCAAGAGGCAGTAGCGGCTTACGAAAACAAATACCACTTCTTCCGCCGTCTGATGCGGGATTTGGCAGGGGCTTTTGCGGAGCACGCAACCTGGTAG